A genomic window from Colletotrichum destructivum chromosome 7, complete sequence includes:
- a CDS encoding Putative major intrinsic protein, with amino-acid sequence MARAKIERKFSEFSELNHGSLPMLRMANTTRNNIVAVLGEFVGTFLFLFFSFAGTQVANTPLGAPGSNPNLPSIIFIALAFGVSLTSNVWAFYRVTGGMFNPVVTLALMVCGGLPLIRGLLIMPTQIIAGLCAAGVASALFPGPLAVTTSLGGGANIAQGFFIEVFLTTQLVFVILMLAVEKHRSTFLAPVGIGLSFFLAELTGVYFTGGSLNPARSFGPAAVVGDFPSYHWIYWLAPTFGSMVACGFYVVLRQLRYYECNPGQESDGHESSSEPSIKG; translated from the exons ATGGCCAGAGCAAAGATTGAGCGAAAGTTCTCCGAGTTCAGCGAACTCAACCATGGCTCCCTACCTATGCTTCGCATGGCAAACACAACACGAAATAACATCGTCGCTGTTCTCGGCGAATTCGTCGGCACGTTTCTGTTTCtgttcttctccttcgccggGACACAGGTGGCCAACACGCCTCTCGGAGCACCAGGGTCGAATCCGAACCTGCCTTCCATCATTTTCATTGCACTCGCGTTCGGCGTCTCTTTGACCTCAAATGTCTGGGCGTTCTATCGGGTCACCGGGGGGATGTTCAACCCAGTT GTCACCCTTGCTCTCATGGTCTGCGGTGGCCTACCACTGATTCGTGGACTCCTTATAATGCCGACTCAGATCATAGCTGGGCTATGTGCAGCTGGGGTTGCTTCCGCATTGTTTCCTGGTCCCTTGGCCGTTACCACATCTttgggaggcggcgcgaACATCGCACAAGGCTTCTTCATCGAAGTGTTCTTGACCACCCAACTCGTTTTCGTCATCCTCATGCTGGCGGTTGAGAAGCATCGTTCCACGTTTCTCGCCCCTGTAGGGATTGGATTGTCGTTCTTTCTCGCGGAGCTTACAG GCGTTTACTTTACCGGCGGATCTCTGAACCCCGCTCGGTCGTTTGGACCCGCTGCTGTGGTCGGTGACTTTCCCAGCTACCATTGGATCTACTGGCTGGCCCCAACATTCGGTTCAATGGTTGCCTGTGGATTCTATGTCGTCCTTCGTCAGCTTCGATACTACGAATGCAACCCAGGCCAAGAGTCAGACGGTCACGAGTCGAGCAGTGAGCCCAGTATCAAAGGTTGA